GTAAAAAAATTAACCTTGAAGACCCCAACGACAATATCATGTTGGGTACTTGGTATTTAGATCACACTCACCAGCAATACGGTAATAACTCGTTGTTAGCGATCGCTAGTTACAATGCCGGACCCGGTAATGTTGCTAAGTGGTTGCGAACCATACCAACACAAGATCCAGATGAATTTGTCGAACTCATACCCTTTGACGAGACTAAAAATTATGTACGTCAAGTATTTGGCAACTACTGGAATTATTTACGACTTTATAATCCCGAAATTTCCCGGTTAGTAAGGCAATACTCAGCCAAGCACCCACAATTGCCACAGCAGTAAGGTAATGGGGATTGGGAGGATACGGCAGACAAGGAGGACAAGGAGGGCACGGGAGACAAAGAAACAATTTTTCTGCCTTGTTTTCCTGGTCTTACTGTACTAACTAGTCCTTTAGCACCTAGCCCTGACGATTATAAATCGCGGCTATACAAACACGCGTCTCTCCGGGTTCGCAGTCGCTACTGGTGTTCAACTGAACGTCTTTGCTGGCGGATGCAAAAAGCTTCTAAATACCGACCGGAGTCAAAATAAAGCGATCGCAATGTCCGCAATAAGCGAATATCAACGATGGGCGTGAGGAGTGTGTAGACACGCAAGTGGCTTCCCGTAGGGTGGAGTGTGGGGAGTAGAGATGTTTTCCTTGTCCTCCTTGTCCTTCCTTGTCCTCCTTGTCTTCTCGTTGCTGTTGCCAAAACTGGAAACTGTGCTGAAAATGTTCTGAGGCTGAGTCAATGCGATCGCAAATATAATCTTCTAAGCCAAAAACAAATTCCAAGCTGGCATTTAAATCGGGTTCTATGCTGACTCCCCGGCTTTGCAAGTCTGTGATTGCATAACGAACAATGCCGATGGTTGATTATTAGTAAGTTGTAGATGAATAGCAGTGTAGACATTAATAACATTGTGGGGCAGAGCGACCTGATGAATTTGATAGCCTGCTAAGTATTCATCTTGGAGTCGTTGCAGCATTTGTTCTCGCAAGATGCCATAGTTGCAGCATACCAAAACTAGAGAAAATTGACCTTGCGAAAAAGCGATCGCTCTTCCTAAACTCTTCAGAGAGTTTTCGTTAGCTGCGGTTATATCTGCTGGTGGGTTTCCTGCAACCATGATTTAAACTTTAGGGTTTCTGCTAAAACTGGGTTGACGGCAAACCAAGCCCCCTGATGATTGCGGTACTCAAATACAAACAAGCTTGCAACTAAGTATAGTATTTAATATTACCGTTTACTCTTTGCTATTGGATAACTTGAAAGATTAAGTCCCACTCATGGGAGTTGATGGCATTGGTGCGATAATCGCAGTATTTTTGAATCACCAGTTACACGCAATCCCTCTCAAAAGGAGGATTTTGTTCTCGCAAATAATCAAACAGCAGTCCGAGCAAACCTTACACGTGACCACCACTGATTAAGCACAGCCAATCCAAAGTATCCGGGTTATCAAACACCTCTGATATTAAATTTAACCTCTCTTCTCAACTTTTGGCCGTGAATACCCGAAGCTAAAATCATTTGTCGCATCAAGTCCACTCCGCCCCCAAGCGGTATTATAGTTGGGCGCGATCATTAGAAAATCAGGACTTATGCACTCAAACGAAAAATAAAATATTTGCTTTGGGCGTTGGGGTGTGGAGAGACCTTTGCAGTTGACTAACTGATTTTCAAATAAGCGTAACTATTAGTTATGCTTTATACTTCTTATGATTATAATAAATTTAATAGTAGAGCAAGGCATGAATTAATATAATGTAAATAGTTTTATAAAAATATAAATAGGAAAACAAATGACACGCGGTTTTATCATTTTTAAAGATAAATTATCATACATTCAAAATCAAGCAGAAACGCTAGAAAGATGCCTAAATCAACCAGATAATAAAGATACAGAAAAAGCAGCAATCTTAGAAGTAATTAATATTAATAAAGCTCTAAGTCAACGTAAAAATGACTTAGAAAAACGTTTAAATGAGCTTGAATTAATTCAGCACAAACTGAAGGAATGTTCTGCAATATTACAAAAAATTAGAAATAAAATAGAGGAAAGACAAGAATCCAATTTTAACAAGGATATAATTTTAAATTGGATTAACTATAATTTTCTGGTTAAAGAAATTGCAGAAAATAACCAACATCCAATCAAGCATAAAGAAGAAAATACAAAAACTTGGAAACCATTTATAGATGCTCATATATCTTTGTATATGTTCATCAAACAAGCAGAGGGTGGATACTCTAAACCTGAAGATGAAGAGGTGCAATACATCATAGAAGAAGCCCTAAAATACGCTTTGAAAGCACTTATTGATACGGGGCTAAGACTAAATTTTTTGCCCAACGAAGCTATTGAAAATCTCAATTTAGAAGAGATAACACCTAAAGAACCAAAAACTGTGTTAATCTTTTTGTTGTCTGTAAAAAAATGGGATTTGGTTTACAAAAAGCTTGCAGAATCATAATTTTATCAAAAAATCAGATGTCATAAAAATTCATGACAAACTTATTGAGAAATATGGAGGCAACCCAGGATTTCTCAATGAAGGTTTACTCAGCTCTGCGCTGTCCATGCCCGAAATGTCTTTTGGGGGAGAACTGTTACACCCTACGATTGTTGAGCAAGCAGCAGCTTATTTTTTTCATATATCTAAGAACCATGCCTTTGTAGATGGAAATAAAAGAACCGCATTTGCGGTCATGGTAACTTTTTTGAATTTAAATAATTACGAACTGGAAATCTCAGATGATAATGCCTATAGACTAGCAATAAAAGTTGTTGAGAATGAAGTATCTAAAGAAGATTGATACTTAATACTTCGAGAATATATAAAAGAAATTGAATGAGTAGAGTAAAAGTGGCAATATTTACAGGACTTACACACTGTAACAAGTGACGGTGCAGCAAGAGCGATCACTATGTGATTACGAGAATCGCTGAGTGTGAATAAAATTTGACTTCAATCAATATCCTCTTCAGAACAATTCAAAATTAGGAGCTTTTAAAGACAGATTGGGATTGTAGTAAGGATCTGTGCCTAATTTCTCAAAATAATCTTGCCACTTATGATTTAATTGCTTCCATTCACCTGGTTTTAAACCTTTTTGCCTACTAGCAGATTCATAATGAATCAGTTGAGCATAGGGTGTAACCACATTACGATATCCAGCCTGATGCGCTTTTAAACATAAATCCACATCGTTATAGTTTAGGGGAAAAGCTTCATCAAGCCCACCTAATAATTGAAAAACCTCTTGACGCATCATAAGACAAGCAGCAGTGACAGCAAGGTAGTTTCTATTAACAATATTTGAACAAAAATAACCAGGATGATCACCTTCAACTTCATGGAAGACATGACCTGGATTACCTGCAAGTATCATTACTCCAACGTGCTGTATTTTTCCATCAGGAAAAAATAGTTTTGCCCCTACTGCACCAATTTCTTGTTGCTGTGTAAGTTCTAACATTGATTGGAGCCAGTCGGCAGTAATCACTTGTGTATCATCATTTAATAACAGTAGAAATTGTCCCTTGGCTTTGGCTGCACCTCTATTAATTCGCATCGAGAAGTTAAAAGGTTCAGTACAACGGACTAATTCTACCCCAAGAGAAACTATTTTCTCTAAAGTTTCTTCTGGAATATCATAACCATCTACTACAATAATTTCAAAATTGCGATAGCTACTCAGTTGCTGAATGCTGCGAATACAATTTTCTAAAAGACATAGGGAACCAGAAGAAGTATTAATAGTTGTACCAGCGCTGGGAATGATGATACTAATTAAAGGATTTCCAATTACATTACGCCTGACTCTAAAAAAGCCTGCCCGTGAAGTTTCTTCTACCCATCCTGGATAGGAACTACGCTCTAACATTGCTTCCAAAGCTTTACGTGCAGCAATATAAGCCCAAGGTTTCGCTTGTTCTCCTGATGTTACAGATGTAGAAATAACGCGCCAATGATAGAGTATTTTGGGAATGTGATAAATGTTTTTTGTTTGTTCAACAACTCGTAATACTAAATCGTAATCTTGCGCTCCATCATATTCACTGCGAAAACCACCAATTTTACGGATTAAATTAGTGTTGTATACACCTAAATGGCAGGTATACATACAAGAATAAAAATACTCTGGAGACCAATTTGGTTTAAAAAACGGGTCAAAACGTTTTCCTTTAGTATCTATTTTGTCCTCATCGCTATAAATAAAATCTGCATCTGGATACTGGTTAATGAGCTTGGCATTTTCAAATAACGCATCAATTGCTAATTCATCATCATGATCTAGAAGTACAATATAATCTCCTGTAACCAAATCTAAAGCAGAGTTGCTAGCAGCAGAAATATTACCGTTTTCTGTTCGGAATAAAACTTTGATACGAGAATCAAGTTTACTATAATGATTTAAAATCAAACTAATATGGGGCTGGGTAGAAGCATCGTCAGCAATACAGAGTTCCCAGTCTGGATAAATTTGATTAATCACAGATTCAATAGCTTTTTTTAACCATGT
Above is a genomic segment from Fischerella sp. JS2 containing:
- a CDS encoding type II toxin-antitoxin system death-on-curing family toxin, whose product is MQNHNFIKKSDVIKIHDKLIEKYGGNPGFLNEGLLSSALSMPEMSFGGELLHPTIVEQAAAYFFHISKNHAFVDGNKRTAFAVMVTFLNLNNYELEISDDNAYRLAIKVVENEVSKED
- a CDS encoding glycosyltransferase family 2 protein, whose product is MEFEKLNKIRKIKRVWQERGTQGLIKFLYQKLVFKFRNQISYQRWVAIHRLTQQDITTAKRQISQWHLRPKFSIIMPVYNVEATWLKKAIESVINQIYPDWELCIADDASTQPHISLILNHYSKLDSRIKVLFRTENGNISAASNSALDLVTGDYIVLLDHDDELAIDALFENAKLINQYPDADFIYSDEDKIDTKGKRFDPFFKPNWSPEYFYSCMYTCHLGVYNTNLIRKIGGFRSEYDGAQDYDLVLRVVEQTKNIYHIPKILYHWRVISTSVTSGEQAKPWAYIAARKALEAMLERSSYPGWVEETSRAGFFRVRRNVIGNPLISIIIPSAGTTINTSSGSLCLLENCIRSIQQLSSYRNFEIIVVDGYDIPEETLEKIVSLGVELVRCTEPFNFSMRINRGAAKAKGQFLLLLNDDTQVITADWLQSMLELTQQQEIGAVGAKLFFPDGKIQHVGVMILAGNPGHVFHEVEGDHPGYFCSNIVNRNYLAVTAACLMMRQEVFQLLGGLDEAFPLNYNDVDLCLKAHQAGYRNVVTPYAQLIHYESASRQKGLKPGEWKQLNHKWQDYFEKLGTDPYYNPNLSLKAPNFELF